In a single window of the Manis javanica isolate MJ-LG chromosome 16, MJ_LKY, whole genome shotgun sequence genome:
- the LOC108400177 gene encoding histone H2A type 1-C: MSGRGKQGGKARAKAKSRSSRAGLQFPVGRVHRLLRKGNYAERVGAGAPVYLAAVLEYLTAEILELAGNAARDNKKTRIIPRHLQLAIRNDEELNKLLGRVTIAQGGVLPNIQAVLLPKKTESHHKAKGK; encoded by the coding sequence ATGTCTGGACGTGGTAAGCAAGGGGGTAAAGCTCGGGCCAAGGCGAAGTCTCGTTCGTCTCGCGCTGGGCTCCAGTTTCCAGTAGGACGCGTGCACCGCCTGCTCCGCAAGGGCAATTACGCTGAGCGGGTCGGAGCCGGCGCGCCCGTGTATTTGGCGGCGGTGCTGGAGTATCTGACAGCCGAGATCCTGGAGCTGGCGGGCAACGCGGCCCGCGACAACAAGAAGACGCGCATTATCCCGcgtcacctgcagctggccatacgCAATGACGAGGAGCTCAACAAGCTGCTGGGCCGCGTGACCATCGCGCAGGGCGGCGTCCTGCCCAACATCCAGGCCGTGCTGCTGCCCAAGAAGACCGAAAGCCATCACAAGGCCAAGGGCAAGTGA
- the LOC108400178 gene encoding histone H2B type 1-K, whose product MPEPAKSAPAPKKGSKKAVTKAQKKDGKKRKRSRKESYSVYVYKVLKQVHPDTGISSKAMGIMNSFVNDIFERIAGEASRLAHYNKRSTITSREIQTAVRLLLPGELAKHAVSEGTKAVTKYTSAK is encoded by the coding sequence ATGCCTGAACCAGCCAAATCCGCTCCGGCGCCCAAGAAGGGCTCCAAGAAGGCGGTGACTAAAGCGCAGAAGAAGGACGGCAAGAAGCGCAAGCGCAGCCGCAAGGAGAGCTATTCGGTGTACGTGTACAAGGTGCTCAAGCAGGTCCACCCCGACACCGGCATCTCGTCCAAGGCCATGGGCATCATGAACTCGTTCGTCAACGACATCTTTGAGCGCATCGCGGGCGAGGCGTCACGCCTGGCACATTACAACAAGCGCTCGACCATCACTTCCAGGGAGATTCAGACGGCCGTGCGCCTGCTGCTGCCCGGGGAGCTGGCCAAGCACGCTGTGTCCGAGGGCACCAAGGCAGTTACCAAATATACCAGTGCCAAATAG